In a genomic window of Telopea speciosissima isolate NSW1024214 ecotype Mountain lineage chromosome 5, Tspe_v1, whole genome shotgun sequence:
- the LOC122661134 gene encoding probable carboxylesterase 2 — protein sequence MNSEMDSSSPKPEIFFNFRPFFRIYKDGSIDRLTGNDIVPPSIDPQTGVSSKDVLIVPETGVAARIFLPKITNSTRKLPLLIYVHGGGFCIETPFSPAYHNYVSSLVAKANVVAVSIHYRRAPEHPLPIAYDDSWAAIQWVASHSKRNGTESWLNKYADFDRFFMAGDSAGANIAHNLAMKSVETPLKNGVKIVGLGMVHPYFHGEEPLGPEASEEEKRENVDLMWLSACPSTSGCDDPRVNPAACKNLASLACKRVLVFLAGSDVVRDGGVFYYETLKKSGWKGKLELMDVEGENHVFHISKPNSEKALAMLDLLASFLNQMDQNYYYQHREEQQIRHDQYVSLRSSL from the coding sequence ATGAATTCTGAAATGGATTCAAGCAGTCCTAAAcctgaaatattttttaatttccgTCCCTTCTTTCGCATCTACAAGGATGGTAGCATTGATAGGCTCACAGGAAATGATATCGTCCCTCCTTCAATCGATCCCCAAACCGGCGTTTCCTCCAAAGACGTTCTAATTGTACCTGAAACCGGCGTCGCCGCCAGAATTTTCCTCCCAAAAATCACCAACTCCACCCGAAAGCTTCCTCTCCTCATCTACGTTCACGGCGGCGGGTTCTGCATAGAAACCCCCTTTTCCCCTGCATACCATAATTATGTATCATCTTTAGTGGCAAAAGCTAACGTAGTTGCAGTATCAATTCACTACAGGAGAGCCCCTGAACACCCTCTTCCGATAGCTTACGACGATTCATGGGCAGCGATTCAATGGGTCGCTTCTCATTCGAAGCGGAACGGTACTGAGTCATGGCTGAACAAGTACGCCGATTTTGACCGATTCTTTATGGCAGGGGATAGCGCAGGTGCTAATATAGCCCATAATTTGGCTATGAAGTCAGTAGAGACACCATTAAAGAATGGAGTAAAGATTGTTGGGTTGGGTATGGTTCACCCTTACTTCCATGGAGAAGAACCGTTGGGTCCAGAAGCTAGtgaggaagagaaaagggaaaacgTGGATCTTATGTGGTTGTCAGCTTGTCCATCTACTAGTGGTTGTGATGACCCCCGAGTTAACCCGGCAGCTTGTAAGAATCTGGCGAGTTTGGCTTGTAAGAGGGTGTTGGTGTTTCTTGCAGGGAGTGATGTGGTGAGAGATGGAGGTGTGTTTTATTATGAAACGTTAAAGAAGAGTGGGTGGAAAGGAAAGCTGGAATTGATGGATGTGGAAGGGGAGAACCATGTGTTTCATATTTCTAAACCTAATTCAGAGAAGGCTTTGGCCATGCTTGATCTCTTGGCTTCCTTCCTTAACCAGATGGATCAGAATTACTACTACCAGCACCGTGAAGAACAACAAATCCGCCATGATCAGTACGTCTCACTTCGCTCCTCATTGTGA